aggaagtaccagatcaaggaGATAAATGTgcgactatatacaggaagtaccagatcaaggaGATAAATGTGCaactacatacaggaagtaccagatcagggtaaagtgactaggcatcaggacaGACCATAATAAAGTAGAGAGTAGCTGCAGATGAGTGGAACAGTGTGTTTATATGCCTCCTAAATGACTTACTATAGTCATGTATTTGTTTTACATCTTGAGatgagaaaacatgtttttatgaagttgttaatgtaacagtataactttaatcTAGCAAGccatttcacatctgttacattaACAGAATATTAACATTAGTTGAAATAAAAAAGTTACACTACCCAAAATATACTCAATTGGTGGCAGAACCCACCCAGTCATCAGCCCTAGGCTAAATACCAACAATGTATCCACTCAGCCCTACTAACCTAGGTTCAATGCCAACAAGGTATCCACTCAGCCCTACTAACCTAGGCTCAATGTCAACAAGGTATCCACTCAGCCCTACTAACCTAGGCTCAATGCCAACAAAGTATCCACTCAGCCTTACTACCCTAGGCTCAATGCCAACAAGGTATCCACACTCACTATGTCCTCTGTATGCTGTTCTAACCCGTCTATGAAAGGGTGTGATGCACTCTTGGTCGGAATGAGGTCCATGTCCATCTCAGCTTTTCTCTTCCTTGGAGAAAAGGTCAGTGGAAGGTCTTTATCCTGTGGAACATGGGCCTTCATATCCAGCAGCACGCTTCTGAGCTGTGAAGACAGGTCAGTCACGTACTGTTCCTCTTGGAGATGATAAGTGAGTTCTGTGATCTCTTTAAGATACCCTGCACATTGCCTCCGTAACCGCAACAGCTTCCTAGAGGACCTCTTCTTTCCTCTTCCAGATGGACCTTCGTATGGACGGTCAATGTTGGAGTCTCCGGTGGCCCGCTTGGTCTTAAACATGACATTTCTTATGTCACTGTCAGTGGGGTAATAGCGCCTGCGAGTAGGTGGAGGGGGCTGCTCTCCATGGAAAAGCTCTTCCACCACAAAGGTGTTCAGATGACACTTTATTTCAGTCATCTTTCTCACACCAGACAGAGTCAGCTGCTCAATCTTCTCTCTCAGCCTGGCATCTACAGCTTCCCTAACATGAGCTGCCTGTTGGAGAAAGAACACATGGGTTTATCATAAAGGGGTCAGGGGGTAACTTAACCAACACTCTATTATAAGGGTTCTATAGTTATATTTACCTCGCCATCAACTGCATGTGAGCTGtgctcagagagggaggggaacctGACGCAGTAGACAACCTCTGCCTTCACGGAGCTGGGTGTTTCACTTAGTGCTGCCTTCAGAGTTTGGGAGGCCTCCTTTTTAGAGCGCACTGTACTTTCCTCAATCTAGACATGAAAAAGTGATATTTGTTACATATGTACTGGTACTATGTACGGTGTTAGGCTGATTCACAGGTTGTGTTTACATATCCAGCTCAATTCtgatccattttttttattttttagacagACCAACAGAAGGCCTAGACCTTGATATAAGTTTTCATGTTTACCTTAAAATCAGGAAAGCGGATAACTTGGGCGATGTTTATTATAGCCTTGCAGTCCACCTTTTTGgtattttgtaccagtttccGTCTCTTTACAAAGGCATGGTCTTCAAGCTACGGaagatataataataatataataataatgactTTTATAGCACTTTTCTAGACACCCAAAGCTCTTTACAGTGTAcagggaaactcaccaccctaaccccacctACATACTCTTGCAATAAGTGCCATGGCCTCTTTAGTGACCACCGCGTTAGGACAACCCGTTAAAGCCCCATCTTATTGAGGAACATTCCACTGTTAGTCCTTCCACATTATTCTAATTAAATGTTATATAAAGTGTGTGGTGTAAAGGACAGTGATCCGTCTATGAACTTACTTCCTTCTTGTCTCTTTCAGCAGCATATTTCTCTTTggcttttgtctgtctgtctttgcccTGGTGGCATTCATACGTCTTTGTGCCAACAACTTGAAACGGAACACCGTTGAACGGGATACTTTTACTCTCCCAGCTGAGTTTTTTCCGTGCCAAAGGCTGTGCATCTGTTAAAAAGGTCAACAAtatgatatattactattagaatgatAGGCTTGTAGGGAAACTAACAAAGTTGCTCTCTGGTCGAGCGCTTGGAATGGAATCtgttatgctagctagctaacttagctagcatCATTTTAGATGAGAGTAGCAAAAGTTAGCTACtagttataaaataaaaaaagacaagACAACGTACCCTTTTGTCCAAAACTTTTGTCCTTTCCCAATATTACGAATTTCAGTGACGTTGCCAATTCTTGTTCCCGAATGTATTTAATGATTTCGTCCTCAAACTTGAACTCGAGATATGCCATTTCGAAAATGCGGCGTTAGCGAATACGTTCTTCTTCTTTGAGATTGGGTTGGCGGATCGCATTCAACCTTTAGCAGCATACACTGCCACCTACTGTTATTCTCCGATGAGGTCTACCGCTACCAATAGACTGGAGTATAACTCCCTTATACCttgctaaaaaatatatataaaaaatacaacAAATACCCTACAATTTCACACTACACTCACAAAATATTAATACATCATAATAAATACCATGCTCCACTATTGGGGtggcatggtagcctagtggttagagcattgagccagtaactgaaaggttgctaggtcaaacccccgagctgacaaggtacaaatctgtcattctgcccctgaacaggcagttaacccactgttccttggctgtcattgaaaataagaatttgttcttaactgacttgcctagttaaataaataaaaaaaatcacgaacaccgggaatcttccccttcagttggtcaGCTTTTACcgctaccccagtaatcactcctttcaatggcacccttttcttgagagcaaaacaattcacaCCTCTTGTCCCCATTCGTTTAACGTGGAGCGCCtgctccctctgaccagcagaaacacgTACAATTACcacaagaccacttctggttaccctcaccgattccacagcacccaactcCGTTTTCACtcaccctgaaaccacaaatggatcagccaaaaggcaggCGTCCACTTTTTCCAAAAACTTTACTCCTGCTGTCACAGGCTCATCTTTATCCTGACTCTCGGTGCACGCCTCGGGCTCTGATAACTTCACCACACCGACCACCCCACTTTTTTCCCCCCACCATTTTTAACTGACTCAAGTtcaccctcttcctccatctctctcttagaCCTCCTCTGCCACTCTttttccctccactcctcctccatttCCAAGTATAagtctccttatgataatactgcacttctcctgACATACATCTTGTTCTTGCCTTGTCAAGGGACACCATTTAACCAGGCTGTCACAATCTCCGTACAATCAGCACAAACCACTTGGCGCCACCTACTGTTCTGGAGTGTGAGGCCAAACGTTGTTATTGTTGTTCTTCTAACAATTGTTCTAGGGGCATGGGGCCACCTACTGTATTGGCTGTGTATCAGCCTATTATGTAGTTTGAATCAATTACACTTCAATTACAGTTTGAATCAATTACAATTacacgtctacactgtatttctgatcaatttgatgttattttaatggacaaaaaaaagtgtttttctttcaaaaacaaggacatctctctctctctatatatatatatatataactgccTCAGCAATACTGTAATGCAAACACAGCGTTAAAtcggaaatgaatgtacttctggtgttcCAAAACGGGGGAGGGGAAAACTGTTGGTGTGATCGAGGCGTCGTCCTGGTCCGCAAGCGTTCCCGGAAGTATCGCGATGTTGCGTCTCTAGGTTTAGAAACTGTGCTAGCACACTGCTTAATATCTATGGTGGAAAACGCCGCATTTTCGAAATGGCATACCTCGAGTTCAAGTTTGAGGACGAAATAACTAAATACATTCGGGAACAAGAATTGGAAACGTCACTGAAATTCATAACATTGAGAAAGGACAAAAGTTTTGGGCAAAAGGGTAAGTTATCTTTAAAAACACAACGTTACATAGCTAACATTAGGTAGCTAGTAGCTTACTTTTGATACTCATCTAAAATGACCTAAAGCTGATGATACACTAGCCCAATAAATTAGACATTTTCATTAATTACTGTTGAAATAACTAAGTTACTTACGTGACGGCTAATGATACACTGGCCATTTCTGGGGGGGCAATATTGCTATGCAATGTTGCTGGCAACGGAGTGGGGTTTGCCCGTCTCAGTCAGTCTTTCCATGGATTCTTCCCAGCcgaacagtttggaaaattcgtgcatatattatgacatttaGGCTTTCTCGTTTGTTTTGGAAATTGTTTCCAAAACGAAGTTAGTTCATCTGTGCTGTTTACAGTATGAGCATAGTGGGCAAAGCCAAGCACAAACTCAATTCGACCTTGCACTCCTAAACGCAATTTTTTAAAACTTCGGCAAAGCTTGAAGTCTATAAAACTTAACGCACTGTGctcgtaacatattgtactttTGGGACATTAAAAATGTATTGAGATCGGATGTTTCATCGACGACAAAATTAGCAGAATGTCGGCCCAGTTTCCGCTACTTCCATCCGCTCCCGCGACTGGATTTCCTCTCACTACCATTCTAAAGGGACGCTTCAGCTTTATAGCCCCGAAGACGTGTCTGGTTCACCCTTTCGGTCTGTTGTTCGGGCACACAACATTTCTTTCTAGAGGCAAGCCGAAGTCTAAGCCacttcgtcggtgattggtcaacagtaaggATTGTACAATAAAGGCTGCATTCAAAACACACTCTCCCCTCaaccctcaaattaagtggacacttcggATGACTtatcatgacgtctgacgagttTACACTTGCagggcgagggaggaaggaattcATTTTAAATGGACCATCCTTGCCCGGAAATTCGTCACTCGTACATCCCGCTGcaattgtgttttcagccactgGTAGCTTGTGGGCGTTTTATATgtgctacagtcaattatgatcatgtcaaatcaaactatttgtcacatgcgccgaatacaacaagtgtagacctcacagtgaaatgattacttacaagcccttaaccaacagtgtagaccgtaccgtgaaatgctttactgacaagcccttaaccaacagtgtagaccttacagtgaaatgctttacttacaagcccttaaccaacagtgcagttcaagaagagttaagaaaatatttgccaAATAAGCTAAAGTCAAaattaacacaataacataacaataatgaggctatatacagggggtaccagtacagagtcagtgtgtgggggtagaggttagaggtaatttgtacatgtaggtaggggtgaagtgactatgtatagataataaacagcgagtagcagcagtgtacaaaacaaatggagggggtcaatgtaatagtccagtggccatttgatgaattgttcagcagtcttttaTGGCTTGtgttttcctctgacactgcctattatagAGGCCCTGGAttgcaagaagcttggccccagtgatgtactgggccatacgcactaccctctgtagcgccttatggtcagatgccaagcagttgccataccaagcggtgatgcaaccggtcaggatgctctcgatggtgcagctgtagaactttttgaggatctggggacccatgaaaaatcgtttcagtctcctgagggggaaaaggttttgtcttggcctctttacgactgtcttggtgtgtttggcctagaggtcgaccgattatgatttttcaacgccgataccgattaatcggacgatttaaaatgtattttgtttgtaataatgacaattacaacaatactgaatgaacacttattttaacttaatataatacatcaataaaaatctatttagcctcaaataaataatgaaacgtgttcaatttggtttaaataacacaaaaacaaagtgctggagaagtaaaagtgcaatatgtgccatgtaagaaagctaacgtttgagttcctggctcagaacatgagaacatatgaaagctggtggttccttttaacatgagacttcaatattccaaggtgagaggttttaggttgtactcaatatagtatttataggactatttctctctataccatttgtatttcatatacctttgactattggatgttcttataggcactatagtttTTCCAGTGTaaaagtatagcttccgtccctctcctcgcccctacctgagctcgaaccaggaacacatcgacaacagccacacttgaagcagcgttacccatccctccacaaaagccgcggcccttgcagaacaaggggaataactactccaagtctcagagcgagtgacgtttgaaacgctattagcgcacacccagctaactagctagccattttaccattaggctgataggcttgaagtcataaacagcgctgtgcttgcgaagagctgctggcaaaatgcacggaagtgctgtttgaatgaatgcttacgagcctgctgctgcctaccatcgctcagtcagactgcctttggtcattaatatggtctaatccggaaactatcatttcgaaaacaaaatgtttattatttcagtgaaatacggaaccgttcggcattttatctaacgggtggcatccatgagtctaaatattcctgttacattgtacaaccttcactgttatgtcataattacgtacatttctggcaaattagttcgcaatgagccaggcggcccaaactgttgcatataccctgactctgcgtgcaatgaacccaagagaaatgacacaatttcacctggttaatattgcctgttaacccggatttcttttagctaaatatgcaggtttaaaaatatatacttctgtgtattgattttaagaaaggcattggtgtttatggttaagtcgtccaacgattgtgctttttccgcaaatgcgcttttgttaaatcatcccccagcattgcatcgattatatgcaactcaggacacgctagataaactagtaatatcatcaaccatgtgtagttataactagtgattatgattgattgattatttttttataagataagtttaatgctagctagcaacttaccttggcttcttcgGCATTCGCGTAACGGGCAGGCTCCTCGTgaagtgcaatgagaggcaggtgtttagagtgttggactagttaactgtaatgttgcaagattgaatcccccgagctgacaaggggaaaatctgtcattctgcccctgaacaggcagttaacccaccgttcctaggccttcattgaaaataagaatttgttcttaactgacttgcctagttaaataaaggtaaacattttttttttaaacggcaAAGCCCAAAAATAcaaatttccgattgttatgaaaacttgaaatcggccattccgattaatcggtcaacctctagtctgGCCCATGATAGATCATTggagatgtggacaccaaggaacctgaTACTCTCGATCCATTAGAGCcccattgatgttaatgggggcttgTTCGGCAAGCCTTTTCCTGTattccatgatcagctcctttgtcttgctcacattgagggggaggttgttgtcctggcaccacaatgccagttctctgacctccctataggttgtgtcatcgttgtcggtgatcaggcctaccactgttgtcgtcagcaaacttaatgatggtgttggagtcgtgtttggccatgcagtcgtgggtgaacagggagtacagaaggggactaagtacacacccctgaggggccctagtgttgaggatcagcgtggcagacatgttgttgcctaccgttaccacctgggggcagcccgtcaggaagtccaggatccagttgcagagggaggtgttgtcccagggtccttagcttagtgatgagcttcgtgagcactatggtgttgaacgctgagctgtagtcaatgaacagcattctcacataggtgttccttttgtccaggtgggaaagggcagtgtggagtgcggttgagattgcatcatctgtggatttgttggagCGGTATACACATTGGAGTTGGTCAAGGGTATCCAAGAGGATGCTGTTGATATGATAATCAGACTTTCAAAGCagttcatggctaccgacgtgagtgctatggggccgtaatccttgggcacagggactatggtggtctgcttgaaacatgtaggtattacagactgtcagggagaggttaaaaatgtcagtgaacacacttgccagttggttcgcgcatgctttgagtacacgtcctggtaatccatctggccccgcggctttgtgaatgttgacctgtttaaaggtcttggtcacatcggctaccgagagtgttatcacacagtcatccagaacaactggtgctctcgtgcatgcttcagtgttgcttgcctcgaagtgacataaaaggcatttagctcgtctggtaggctcgcgtcactgggcagctcgtgtctgggtttccctttgtagtccataatagttttcaagccctgcaaCATCctacgagcgtcagagccggcgtagtaggattcaatcttaatcctgtattgtcaatttgcttgtttgatggttcgtctgagggcgtagtgggatttcttataggcgtccggattagtgtcccgctccttgaaagcggcagctctagcctttagctcgatgtggatgttgcctgtaatccatggcttctggttgggttatgTACATACGGTTACTGTGGGGGCGAcattattgatgaagccgatgactgaggtgctatactcctcaatgccattggatgaatcccggaacatattccagtctgtgctagcaaaacagtcctgtagcatcccGTCATCTGatcacttccatattgagcgagtcactggcactttctgctttagttttttacctgtaagcaggaatcaggaggattgaattatagtcagatttgccaaatggagggctggggagagctttgtatgcatctgtgtgtggagtacaggtggtctagtgttttttttcctctggttgcacatgtgacatgctggaaAAATTTTggtcaaactgatttaagtttgcctgcattaaagccCCCGGCCACAAGGAGCGCCACTCcagggtgagcattttcttgtttgcttatggccttatagagttggttgagtgcggtcttagtgccagcattggcctgtggtggtaaatagacggctacgaataatctagatagatagtgtggtctacagcttatcacaaggtactctacctcaggcgagcaatacctcaagacctctttaatattagacatcgcacaccagctgttattgacaaaaagacacaaccccacccctcgtcttaggAGCATCTCTGTTCTGCCGGCGCATTGAAAATCCCTCcggctctatattatccgtgtcgtcgttcaaaCATAATgtattacagttcttaatgtccggttggtaggataatcgtaggtcatcgattttattctccaaTATGCGCGTTAGCAAGTAGAATTGATGGCAGTGGGGAGTTTACTCGCTGGCCTATGGATTCTCAAAAGGCAGCCCAATCCgcttcctcttttcctctgtcttttcttcaccaaataacggggatttgggcctgttcccgggagagcagtatatctttctcgttggactcgttaaaggaGAAATCTtcttccagttcgtggtgagtaaatcccagttctgatgtccagaagttattttcggtcacaAGAGACGgtggcagcaacattatgtacaaaataagtacaacaaaaaaaagttacaaacaacgcaaaaaaatgaacaaaatagCACTATTTTGcacagtattctacaagagcacagacccAAGGGACAACGGACACatcggtctctacattgcagatgagctgaaggcagtcatcaatgaccttggaccacagaaggcaccggtgacagacaatgctgcgaacatgaaggctgcttggtctaaagtggaggagtccttccctcacatcacacccattggctgtgctgctcatgcattgaatctgcttctcaaggacatcatggcactgaaaacaatgagagccaaggaaatggttaggtatgtgaagggtcatcaagttataacagcaatctacctcaccaagcaacgtgagaagaataagagcaccacattgaagctgcccagcaacacccttTGGGGTGgttttgtcatcatgtttgacggtctcctggaggggaaggagtctctccaagaaatggccatatcacagtctgctgatatggacagccccatcaagaggatcctcctgaatgatgtattttgggagagtggTAAGCCGCCcaaaactcctgaaacctatagcagtaaccataggatggcattgtctccctcaatctgtgcagtctgatgttcagactctgcttgcagatgtaagagaagacaTCCATACTAGCCTGCCCACTTCAGtattgctccaagcagaggaaacttcagttctgaaatacaccaaaaagtgtgaagacttctgcccaaacacgccgcagcgtacatgttggaccccaagtatgctgcatcctgtctggtgcagcgatcaacaaggcctatggtgtcatcactaccgtgtctcgccaccttggcctggatgaggtcaaggttcttggcagtctagcgaagtacacttccaagcaagggctttgggatggagatgcaatatggcagtcgtgccaacatatctcctGGTGGAACCACCTGGtagaagggactttgtggatctgaggctctttcccctgttgcctccatcatcctacaaatcccaccaacatcagccgcctcaaaGCGCAAcgggtccttgtttgggaacacacacaccaaagcacgcaacaggttgaccaatacaagggttgaaaaatttgtGGCCATCCGGACAAATTTGAGACTTTTTGAGCCTAACAATGAGcgatcctcaacaaggttggaaagtgatagtgaagatgaggcctcagagtctgatggtcaagaggtggacattgaggaggtccaaggagaagacatggaagcctgagaggaagacaaccaaagctttttctagactataattttacagatgtatgttgaaaacctTTTTGGGAGAagtgatggatcattggggatcattcaatattccctttcttttgttgttcagtgaaatcatcccacgtgaagagtcaactcatttaattaaagttcaatttgtaactaaattgtttttcATATTTCTATTAGAAGGATTTAATATTTTGCAACTATATCTATTTCTGATAaagtaaaaggtttatgtttctgtctccatatgatatggtaaagaTATCCAATGCAAAACACATCTACATTTAAACGGTATTAATATGAATTTGCATATAATCCCCATGGAAAGTTTCCACTCTTGAATACTCCCCTGAATATTCCCCTGAATATTCCCCTAAATACTTCCATGCACaaagaggtccatacagaaatggtttgtcgagatctgtgtggaagaacttcactggcctgcacgtagccctgacctcaaccccatcgaacatctttgggatgtgTTGGaaggccgactgcg
This genomic stretch from Oncorhynchus clarkii lewisi isolate Uvic-CL-2024 chromosome 13, UVic_Ocla_1.0, whole genome shotgun sequence harbors:
- the LOC139423623 gene encoding calcium-responsive transcription factor-like, which produces MAYLEFKFEDEIIKYIREQELATSLKFVILGKDKSFGQKDAQPLARKKLSWESKSIPFNGVPFQVVGTKTYECHQGKDRQTKAKEKYAAERDKKELEDHAFVKRRKLVQNTKKVDCKAIINIAQVIRFPDFKIEESTVRSKKEASQTLKAALSETPSSVKAEVVYCVRFPSLSEHSSHAVDGEAAHVREAVDARLREKIEQLTLSGVRKMTEIKCHLNTFVVEELFHGEQPPPPTRRRYYPTDSDIRNVMFKTKRATGDSNIDRPYEGPSGRGKKRSSRKLLRLRRQCAGYLKEITELTYHLQEEQYVTDLSSQLRSVLLDMKAHVPQDKDLPLTFSPRKRKAEMDMDLIPTKSASHPFIDGLEQHTEDIVSVDTLLALSLG